From Achromobacter spanius, a single genomic window includes:
- a CDS encoding flavin reductase family protein — protein MHFDFNALPAQTVYNILTSTVTPRPIAWVTTVSGKGVVNAAPFSFFNVMGHQPPTVAIGLMRHAGGEFKDTGANIIENGDFVVNLVPESLVREMNQTCADYPADVDEMAAAGLTALPATHVRPPRIQGSPVSLECVSQATVVTGPRQIVVIGRVLGAHVEDAYVRDAERGHVDTPALGLIARMHGGGWYARSTDTFQLARPTSPA, from the coding sequence ATGCATTTTGATTTCAACGCCTTGCCGGCGCAGACGGTCTACAACATCCTCACCTCGACCGTCACGCCGCGCCCGATCGCCTGGGTCACCACCGTGTCGGGCAAAGGCGTGGTCAACGCGGCGCCCTTCAGCTTCTTCAATGTGATGGGGCATCAGCCGCCGACGGTCGCGATCGGCCTGATGCGACATGCCGGCGGGGAGTTCAAGGACACTGGCGCCAACATCATCGAGAACGGCGACTTTGTGGTGAATCTGGTGCCGGAATCCCTGGTCCGCGAAATGAACCAGACCTGCGCCGACTACCCCGCCGACGTGGACGAGATGGCCGCGGCCGGTTTGACCGCGCTGCCCGCCACCCATGTGCGTCCGCCGCGCATTCAGGGCAGTCCGGTGTCGCTGGAGTGTGTCAGCCAGGCAACGGTCGTGACCGGCCCGCGGCAGATTGTGGTCATCGGACGCGTGCTGGGCGCGCATGTCGAAGACGCCTATGTGCGCGACGCCGAACGCGGGCACGTGGACACGCCGGCGCTCGGCCTGATTGCCCGCATGCACGGCGGCGGCTGGTACGCGCGCAGTACGGACACGTTCCAGCTGGCGCGGCCGACGTCGCCGGCTTAA
- a CDS encoding MFS transporter — protein MEANVAMPRIDAGPTLSRKEERQVVVASTLGTLFEWYDFFIYGTLAVFMSQVLFPQDNPTVALLAALGALAVGFIIRPLGAVMFGYLGDKLGRKYTFLITVVMMGGATVLIGCLPTYETAGHLSWILLLTLRVVQGLAVGGEYGGAVIYVAEHCEPRRRGLLTGWIQITSSAGLILSLVVILLVQASMSAEDFRQWGWRLPFILSIVMLAISIYVRAKLHESPVFTRMKQQNRLSKNPVKETFGQWPSLRLVLLALIGVTAGQGATYFTGQFYVMIFLQQAVQLDQTTVYRLILIGFIIGAPTFVLFGWLSDKVGRKWIMMAGLFIGAVGYHAMFNVLLNAGNPALAQAMQTTPVSVHADTSGGACDFGLQAAMIGSHADHKKVCVQAKKFLVGKGINFEYAAPIPGQEIAMTVGGVTVNGFDRAAYAKALTAAGYPEKADPARIDRATIILILVLMTAVVAMVYGPVASYLVELFPARIRYTALSFPYHIGAGIFGGIVPFTATYLAQASGNIFGGLMYPVAVMVVVGVIGSLLLPNTRAKAIDEDPAH, from the coding sequence ATGGAAGCAAATGTCGCAATGCCCAGGATCGACGCCGGGCCGACGCTGAGCCGCAAGGAAGAACGCCAGGTCGTGGTCGCCTCGACGCTGGGCACGCTGTTCGAGTGGTACGACTTTTTCATCTACGGAACGCTGGCCGTCTTCATGAGCCAGGTCCTGTTTCCGCAGGACAACCCCACCGTCGCGCTGCTGGCTGCCCTGGGCGCGCTGGCCGTGGGCTTCATCATCCGGCCGCTGGGCGCGGTGATGTTCGGCTACCTGGGCGACAAGCTGGGCCGCAAGTACACCTTCCTGATCACCGTCGTCATGATGGGCGGCGCCACCGTGCTGATCGGCTGCCTGCCCACCTACGAGACGGCGGGCCACCTGTCCTGGATCCTGCTGCTGACGCTGCGCGTCGTGCAGGGCCTGGCGGTGGGCGGCGAATACGGCGGCGCGGTGATCTACGTTGCCGAACACTGCGAACCCCGCCGCCGGGGCCTGCTGACCGGGTGGATCCAGATCACCTCGTCGGCCGGCCTGATCCTGTCGCTGGTCGTCATCCTGCTCGTGCAGGCCTCGATGAGCGCCGAGGACTTCCGCCAGTGGGGCTGGCGTCTGCCGTTCATCCTGTCGATCGTGATGCTGGCCATCTCGATCTACGTGCGCGCCAAGCTGCATGAATCGCCGGTCTTCACGCGCATGAAGCAGCAGAACCGCCTGTCGAAGAACCCGGTCAAGGAAACGTTCGGCCAGTGGCCCAGCCTGCGTCTCGTGTTGCTGGCGCTGATCGGCGTCACCGCAGGCCAGGGCGCCACGTATTTCACCGGCCAGTTCTACGTGATGATCTTCCTGCAGCAGGCCGTGCAGCTTGACCAGACCACCGTCTACCGGCTGATCCTGATCGGCTTCATCATCGGCGCGCCGACCTTCGTGCTGTTCGGCTGGCTGTCGGACAAGGTGGGCCGCAAGTGGATCATGATGGCCGGCCTGTTCATCGGCGCCGTGGGCTATCACGCGATGTTCAACGTGCTGCTCAATGCCGGCAATCCGGCGCTGGCGCAGGCGATGCAGACGACGCCGGTCAGCGTGCATGCGGACACCAGCGGCGGCGCCTGCGACTTCGGGCTGCAGGCGGCCATGATCGGCAGCCATGCCGACCACAAGAAGGTGTGCGTGCAGGCCAAGAAATTCCTGGTCGGCAAGGGCATCAACTTTGAATATGCCGCGCCAATCCCGGGGCAGGAGATTGCGATGACCGTGGGCGGCGTCACCGTCAACGGCTTTGACCGCGCGGCCTACGCCAAGGCGCTGACGGCGGCCGGCTATCCGGAGAAGGCGGATCCCGCGCGCATCGACCGCGCCACCATCATCCTGATCCTGGTGCTCATGACCGCCGTCGTCGCGATGGTCTATGGCCCGGTCGCGTCCTATCTGGTTGAATTGTTCCCGGCGCGCATCCGCTACACGGCGCTGTCGTTCCCGTATCACATCGGCGCGGGCATTTTTGGCGGTATCGTGCCCTTTACCGCCACGTACCTGGCGCAGGCCAGCGGCAATATCTTCGGCGGCCTGATGTATCCGGTGGCGGTGATGGTGGTCGTGGGCGTGATCGGCAGCTTGCTGCTGCCCAACACGCGTGCGAAGGCCATCGACGAAGATCCGGCCCACTGA
- a CDS encoding mandelate racemase/muconate lactonizing enzyme family protein gives MPIIESIDVCAAAVPLDKVTSFSNRTVSTRHYGLVKVRSTDGVEGIGFCYVGSAGGAIFEAAVQSLLGPVLLGKDSHAVEGLWQSMYQEALLQGRQGTVMRALSALDIALWDLNAKTAGLPLHKFLGAVELESVPAYASGGYYLDGKTPQHLGEEMASYVAKGFGAVKMKTGRLSPREEEARLKAAREAVGPDVELMMDCNNAWQDVTQAMQYIRRFEQYEPYFIEEPFSPDDIDSHAKLARLTHLPIATAEIGYGRWYHKELLDKGAAGILQTDAAVCGGITEWKRIAATAASYGVVVCPHWFHDVHAPLVAATPNARYVEFFWDDQVLNFRKLVDRQLTHKQGRVILHQEPGLGFGFDERMVERFGKWTRVAR, from the coding sequence GTGCCCATCATTGAATCCATAGACGTATGCGCCGCGGCGGTGCCTCTGGATAAAGTCACCTCGTTTTCCAACCGCACCGTATCCACCCGCCACTACGGCCTGGTCAAGGTGCGCTCCACCGATGGCGTCGAGGGCATCGGCTTCTGCTACGTCGGCAGCGCCGGCGGCGCGATCTTCGAGGCCGCCGTCCAGAGCCTCTTGGGCCCCGTGCTGCTCGGCAAGGATTCGCACGCGGTCGAAGGGCTGTGGCAGTCCATGTACCAGGAAGCGCTGTTGCAAGGCCGCCAAGGCACGGTGATGCGCGCGTTGAGCGCGCTGGACATCGCGCTGTGGGACCTGAATGCCAAGACCGCGGGCCTGCCGCTGCACAAATTCCTGGGCGCGGTCGAACTGGAATCCGTGCCGGCCTACGCCAGCGGCGGCTACTACCTCGATGGCAAGACCCCGCAGCATCTGGGCGAGGAAATGGCCAGCTACGTGGCCAAGGGCTTTGGCGCGGTCAAGATGAAGACCGGCCGCCTGTCGCCGCGCGAGGAAGAAGCGCGCCTGAAGGCCGCACGCGAAGCCGTGGGCCCGGACGTCGAACTGATGATGGACTGCAATAACGCCTGGCAGGACGTGACGCAGGCCATGCAATACATCCGCCGCTTCGAACAATACGAGCCGTACTTCATCGAAGAGCCTTTCAGTCCGGATGACATCGACAGCCACGCCAAGCTGGCGCGTCTGACCCATCTGCCCATTGCCACCGCCGAGATCGGCTACGGCCGCTGGTATCACAAGGAACTGCTGGACAAGGGCGCGGCGGGTATCCTGCAGACGGACGCGGCGGTGTGCGGCGGCATCACCGAATGGAAGCGCATCGCGGCCACGGCCGCCAGCTATGGCGTGGTGGTGTGCCCGCACTGGTTCCATGACGTGCACGCGCCCCTGGTCGCAGCCACGCCCAATGCGCGCTATGTCGAGTTCTTCTGGGATGACCAGGTCCTGAACTTCCGCAAGCTGGTCGACCGCCAACTGACCCACAAGCAGGGCCGCGTGATCCTGCATCAGGAGCCGGGGCTGGGGTTCGGCTTTGACGAGCGCATGGTTGAACGCTTCGGCAAGTGGACGCGCGTCGCCCGTTAG
- a CDS encoding amidohydrolase family protein, translating to MADLLLKNVRTAQGEGVDVLVRGGRILRIGAGLDADPGINVEDGGGALLLPALIEGHTHLDKTTWGSAWYVNKVGPSLTDRIDNERNWRAATAHDAASHSHALALAFLRAGTTRIRTHVDVDTDAGLKHLDGVHATRQALAGRVEIQTVAFPQSGLLARPGTAELLDQALAGGADVLGGLDPSAIDRDPVKSLDVLFRLADKHGKPVDIHLHEPGELGAFTLELILDRVQALDMKGKVVISHAFCLGAVDAARLNGLLRRLALLDVALLTTAPASRPVPAVRACREAAVTLFGGNDGIRDTWTPYGSPDMLERAALIGLRNDLRRDDEIEWAFECVTRAAARACGFADYGLVPGARADLVLADASCVAQAVVQRTPRRLVVSSGVVVARNGEDAIA from the coding sequence ATGGCGGATCTGCTCCTCAAGAACGTTCGCACGGCACAAGGCGAGGGCGTTGACGTTCTGGTGCGTGGCGGCCGCATCCTGCGGATCGGCGCCGGGCTGGATGCCGATCCCGGCATAAACGTCGAAGACGGCGGCGGCGCCTTGCTGCTGCCTGCCCTCATCGAGGGCCATACCCATCTGGACAAGACGACCTGGGGTTCCGCCTGGTACGTGAACAAGGTCGGACCGTCCCTCACCGATCGCATCGACAACGAACGTAACTGGCGCGCCGCCACGGCGCACGACGCCGCCAGCCACTCGCACGCATTGGCGCTCGCGTTTCTGCGTGCCGGCACGACGCGGATCCGCACCCACGTCGACGTCGACACCGACGCCGGGTTGAAACACCTGGACGGCGTGCATGCCACGCGGCAGGCGCTGGCCGGCCGCGTCGAAATCCAGACGGTGGCCTTTCCGCAATCGGGTCTCTTGGCGCGTCCCGGCACGGCCGAACTGCTGGACCAGGCACTTGCCGGCGGGGCCGACGTGCTGGGCGGGCTGGATCCGTCCGCCATCGACCGCGATCCCGTGAAATCCCTGGACGTGCTGTTCCGCCTGGCCGACAAGCATGGCAAGCCGGTGGACATTCATCTGCACGAACCTGGCGAGCTGGGCGCCTTCACGCTCGAACTCATACTCGACCGGGTGCAGGCCCTGGACATGAAAGGCAAGGTCGTGATCAGCCATGCCTTCTGTCTGGGCGCCGTCGACGCCGCGCGTCTGAATGGGCTGCTCCGGCGGCTGGCGTTGCTGGACGTGGCCCTGCTGACGACTGCGCCGGCGTCGCGGCCGGTGCCTGCGGTGCGCGCCTGCCGCGAGGCGGCCGTGACGCTGTTCGGCGGCAACGACGGCATCAGAGACACCTGGACGCCGTACGGCAGTCCCGACATGCTGGAACGCGCGGCGCTGATCGGGCTGCGCAACGATCTGCGCCGCGACGACGAGATCGAGTGGGCGTTTGAGTGCGTGACCCGCGCTGCTGCCCGCGCCTGCGGCTTTGCGGATTACGGTCTGGTCCCGGGCGCACGCGCCGACCTGGTCCTGGCCGACGCCAGCTGTGTCGCCCAGGCCGTGGTGCAGCGCACGCCCCGGCGCCTGGTGGTGTCCAGTGGCGTGGTCGTGGCGCGCAACGGCGAAGACGCCATCGCCTAG
- a CDS encoding virulence factor encodes MKKWLIAGLGAAGLMISSVALARVDVGISIGVPGVVYPAPVYVAPAPVYVAPPPPVYYRPAPVYVAPPVVYPGPVYYGGGRYYDRREWRGPRHGHGHYRGHGHGHGHGRH; translated from the coding sequence ATGAAAAAATGGCTAATCGCAGGTCTCGGCGCCGCGGGCTTGATGATTTCGAGCGTAGCCCTGGCGCGCGTGGACGTCGGCATCTCCATCGGCGTACCGGGCGTCGTCTACCCCGCGCCCGTCTATGTGGCCCCGGCGCCCGTCTACGTGGCGCCGCCCCCACCGGTGTATTACCGTCCCGCGCCGGTTTATGTCGCGCCGCCGGTGGTTTACCCGGGCCCGGTGTATTACGGTGGCGGCCGGTATTACGATCGCCGCGAGTGGCGCGGCCCCCGGCACGGCCACGGTCATTACCGCGGCCACGGCCATGGACACGGTCACGGCCGTCACTGA
- a CDS encoding LysR family transcriptional regulator, translating to MDSRFLQTYVHVVELGSIAQAARHQGLTPATVQQRLRALEADVGSALIARSGRTVKPTPAGVRILERARTILRDVRDLRSAASDTDLPAGPLRLGATPTALTGIMPPVLRTWVAQHPGIEIYIEPAPTTLLYSKVLSGELDGALLVHPLFPIPKTCAWRDLRHEPLVLVTPAGMKVDDPLAVIAREPYICYDRSVVGGKMADDYLRARSLRPRVRFELDGIESIAKLVAEGLGVALLPDWASTGTPPAHVKRWPLPGPCPVRTVGAIWLRSGVRSELMRAFVELAESQLGLGAAAAPRAC from the coding sequence TTGGATTCGCGCTTTCTACAGACGTATGTGCATGTGGTGGAGCTCGGTTCCATCGCCCAGGCCGCCCGGCATCAGGGGCTGACACCGGCCACGGTGCAGCAGCGGCTCCGCGCGCTGGAAGCGGACGTGGGCAGCGCGCTGATTGCGCGCTCGGGCCGCACCGTCAAGCCCACGCCCGCCGGCGTGCGCATCCTGGAACGCGCGCGCACCATCCTGCGCGACGTGCGCGACCTGCGCTCGGCCGCGTCGGATACGGACCTGCCAGCGGGCCCCTTGCGGCTGGGCGCAACGCCCACCGCCCTGACCGGCATCATGCCGCCGGTGCTGCGCACGTGGGTCGCACAGCATCCCGGCATCGAGATCTATATAGAGCCCGCGCCGACCACGCTGCTGTACAGCAAGGTGCTGTCCGGCGAACTGGACGGCGCGCTGCTGGTGCATCCGCTGTTTCCCATTCCCAAGACCTGCGCGTGGCGCGACCTGCGGCACGAACCGCTGGTGCTGGTCACCCCGGCCGGCATGAAGGTCGACGACCCGTTGGCCGTCATCGCCCGGGAACCGTACATCTGCTACGACCGCAGCGTGGTGGGCGGCAAGATGGCGGACGACTACCTGCGCGCGCGCAGCCTGCGGCCGCGCGTCCGCTTTGAACTGGACGGCATCGAATCCATTGCCAAACTGGTCGCCGAAGGGTTGGGCGTCGCCCTGCTGCCCGATTGGGCCAGCACGGGCACGCCGCCCGCGCACGTCAAACGCTGGCCGCTGCCCGGGCCATGTCCGGTCAGAACCGTGGGCGCGATCTGGCTGCGGTCGGGCGTGCGATCGGAATTGATGCGGGCCTTCGTGGAATTGGCCGAGTCGCAGCTCGGCCTGGGCGCCGCGGCCGCGCCGCGCGCCTGCTAG
- a CDS encoding ASCH domain-containing protein — translation MKRQLLQFSEPLKQAILDGAKVQSRRILKPQPSKYTTVWYADAADSGRWVAMGPSPDNPSEMRKTSSWVRCPYGKSGETIILADEAGAPFASAVVVGVRIQRLQNLTEADARAEGTQSLYQSSALLPGVPLQTAFALMWCERYGSHAWAANPWVWVVEYRQTTPYNESDY, via the coding sequence ATGAAACGGCAGTTACTTCAATTCAGCGAACCGCTCAAGCAAGCCATTCTGGATGGAGCAAAGGTTCAGAGCCGGCGCATCCTCAAGCCGCAGCCGTCCAAATACACCACGGTCTGGTACGCGGACGCCGCGGACTCGGGCAGATGGGTGGCCATGGGGCCATCACCCGACAACCCTTCCGAAATGCGCAAGACCTCGAGTTGGGTCAGGTGCCCTTACGGCAAATCGGGCGAGACCATCATCCTGGCCGACGAGGCGGGCGCGCCGTTTGCGAGCGCCGTTGTAGTGGGCGTGCGCATTCAGCGGCTGCAAAATCTGACCGAGGCCGACGCGCGCGCCGAAGGCACACAGTCGCTTTATCAGAGTTCCGCACTATTGCCGGGCGTACCGCTGCAGACCGCGTTCGCGTTGATGTGGTGCGAACGTTACGGCTCCCATGCGTGGGCGGCCAATCCCTGGGTGTGGGTGGTCGAATACCGCCAAACCACGCCCTACAACGAGTCGGATTACTAG
- a CDS encoding Bug family tripartite tricarboxylate transporter substrate binding protein: MQRRQFMTGAAALGAALVLPSAARAQDMPSGPVKIVVGFPAGGGTDVLARLLGQKLGVLWNMPVIIENRAGAAGIIAAEQVARQPGDGNTLLMAHVNSHGIAPGLQPKLAYSVDKDFTPIALVGKTPTILIGGASQPAKTLPELVQLCRAQPGKIVFGSAGSGSAQHLALEIFRARAGIDVLHVPYKGSAPLMNDLLGGHVQYCFEGMTTATPLIQSGKVIALAQTLQKRSKSQPNVPTVAEQGYPGFEASIWFGMVGPGGMPAAMVQRMNRDIDQVLAMPDVQEKLAQVGAEDGGGGVQRFAEFMKSEQQKYAKTIQDAKIVAEG; this comes from the coding sequence ATGCAACGTAGGCAATTCATGACCGGCGCTGCGGCGCTGGGGGCGGCCCTGGTGCTGCCGTCGGCGGCGCGGGCGCAGGACATGCCGTCCGGGCCGGTGAAGATCGTGGTGGGCTTTCCCGCGGGCGGCGGCACGGACGTGCTGGCCCGGCTGCTTGGGCAGAAGCTCGGCGTGCTGTGGAACATGCCCGTCATCATTGAAAACCGCGCGGGCGCGGCCGGCATTATCGCGGCCGAACAGGTCGCGCGTCAGCCCGGCGACGGCAATACGCTGCTGATGGCGCACGTGAACAGCCACGGCATCGCGCCGGGCTTGCAGCCCAAGCTTGCGTATTCGGTGGACAAGGACTTCACGCCCATCGCGCTGGTCGGCAAGACCCCCACCATCCTGATCGGCGGCGCCAGCCAGCCGGCAAAGACCTTGCCCGAGCTGGTGCAGCTGTGCCGCGCGCAGCCCGGCAAGATCGTGTTCGGGTCGGCGGGCAGCGGATCGGCCCAGCATCTGGCGCTGGAAATCTTCAGGGCGCGCGCCGGCATCGACGTGCTGCACGTGCCGTACAAGGGCTCGGCGCCGCTCATGAACGACCTGCTGGGCGGCCATGTGCAGTATTGCTTCGAGGGCATGACGACGGCCACGCCGCTGATCCAGTCCGGCAAGGTCATCGCGCTGGCCCAGACGCTGCAAAAGCGCTCCAAGAGCCAGCCCAATGTGCCGACGGTGGCGGAGCAGGGCTATCCGGGCTTCGAGGCCAGCATCTGGTTCGGGATGGTCGGACCGGGCGGAATGCCCGCCGCCATGGTCCAGCGCATGAATCGGGATATCGACCAGGTGCTGGCGATGCCCGACGTGCAGGAAAAGCTGGCGCAGGTCGGGGCGGAAGACGGCGGCGGGGGCGTGCAGCGCTTTGCCGAATTCATGAAGAGCGAACAGCAGAAGTACGCCAAGACGATTCAGGACGCGAAGATCGTGGCGGAGGGATAA
- a CDS encoding IclR family transcriptional regulator, producing the protein MARPAGKAEKNSEQAPATARRGIQSIEVGFRILDVIRKTGRPMPLKEIADACALTVPNVHYYLVSFQKVGVVQQHADTGHYGLGPYALRLGLAALEQFDVFTTARPIMAEVAAATGHTVFLGVWGNKGPTIVYRVEGSRSRPLLELRVGTVMPLLSSALGRNFLAHLPDALTRELLEQEMASPTPESHGGTAGNTYTMADVQAIRDEVQKHHISRCRHALLPHFTSLSAPIFDMLGEMKAAITLMGPVGAVDDDLESGTARLLSEKARSISATAGWVDPG; encoded by the coding sequence ATGGCAAGGCCCGCCGGCAAGGCTGAAAAGAATTCGGAACAGGCGCCGGCCACGGCGCGCAGGGGCATCCAGTCGATCGAAGTGGGATTCCGGATCCTGGACGTCATCCGCAAGACCGGCCGCCCGATGCCGCTGAAGGAAATCGCGGACGCCTGTGCGCTGACGGTTCCCAACGTCCACTACTACCTGGTGAGTTTTCAGAAAGTGGGCGTGGTGCAGCAGCACGCCGACACCGGCCACTACGGCCTGGGTCCGTACGCGTTGCGGCTGGGCCTGGCCGCGCTGGAGCAATTCGACGTGTTCACGACGGCGCGCCCGATCATGGCCGAGGTGGCCGCGGCCACGGGACACACGGTGTTTTTGGGCGTGTGGGGCAACAAGGGTCCAACGATCGTCTACCGCGTCGAAGGCAGCCGCAGCCGGCCGCTGCTGGAATTGCGCGTGGGCACGGTGATGCCGCTGCTGTCATCCGCGCTGGGCCGCAATTTCCTGGCGCACCTGCCCGATGCGCTGACCCGCGAGCTGCTGGAGCAGGAGATGGCCTCGCCGACGCCCGAAAGCCACGGCGGCACGGCCGGCAACACCTACACGATGGCGGACGTCCAGGCCATCCGCGACGAAGTGCAGAAGCACCACATCAGCCGCTGCCGCCACGCGCTGCTGCCGCACTTCACGTCGCTGTCGGCGCCCATCTTCGACATGCTGGGCGAAATGAAGGCCGCCATCACGCTGATGGGGCCGGTAGGCGCGGTGGACGACGACCTGGAATCCGGCACGGCGCGCCTGCTCAGCGAAAAAGCCCGCTCGATCTCGGCGACGGCGGGCTGGGTGGATCCCGGCTAA
- a CDS encoding carbon-nitrogen hydrolase family protein encodes MSMQKTFKAAVIQAASIPTDSVACAQKAAALIRQAAEQGARVQVFPEAFLGGYPKGNSFGAPIGMRKPEGRDAFAAYHQQAIRLDGEEVALVAQAAADTDSFVVMGCIEADGGTLYCTVLYFNGQAGLAGKHRKLMPTAGERLIWGFGDGSTMPVIDTPYGKIGAVICWENYMPMLRMYMYSQGVALYCTPTADDRDTWVPSMRHIALEGRCYVLTACQHLRRSAYPDDFECALGDAPDTVLMRGGSAIIGPLGEVLAGPDFSDETILYADIEPNQILRGKYDFDVAGHYARPDVFQLQVDTREKRAVSATGAAAGQQEV; translated from the coding sequence ATGTCCATGCAAAAGACCTTCAAGGCCGCCGTCATCCAGGCGGCGTCCATTCCCACCGACAGCGTGGCTTGCGCCCAGAAGGCCGCCGCGCTGATCCGGCAGGCGGCCGAGCAGGGCGCCCGCGTGCAGGTGTTTCCGGAGGCCTTCCTGGGGGGATATCCCAAGGGCAATTCCTTCGGCGCGCCCATCGGGATGCGCAAGCCCGAAGGCCGCGACGCCTTTGCCGCCTACCATCAGCAGGCCATCCGCCTGGACGGCGAAGAGGTCGCGCTGGTGGCGCAGGCAGCGGCCGACACCGACAGCTTCGTGGTCATGGGCTGCATCGAAGCCGACGGCGGCACGCTGTATTGCACCGTGCTGTACTTCAACGGCCAGGCGGGCTTGGCGGGCAAGCACCGCAAGCTGATGCCGACCGCCGGCGAACGCCTGATCTGGGGCTTTGGCGACGGGTCCACCATGCCCGTCATCGACACGCCCTACGGCAAGATCGGGGCGGTGATCTGCTGGGAAAACTACATGCCCATGCTGCGCATGTACATGTACAGCCAGGGCGTGGCCCTGTACTGCACTCCCACCGCGGACGACCGGGACACCTGGGTGCCCAGCATGCGCCACATCGCGCTGGAAGGGCGCTGCTACGTGCTGACCGCGTGCCAGCATCTGCGCCGCAGCGCCTACCCCGATGACTTCGAATGCGCGCTGGGCGACGCGCCGGACACGGTCCTGATGCGTGGCGGCAGCGCCATCATCGGTCCGCTGGGCGAGGTGCTGGCCGGCCCGGACTTCTCGGACGAGACCATCCTGTACGCCGACATCGAACCCAACCAGATCCTGCGCGGCAAGTACGACTTCGACGTGGCGGGGCACTATGCCCGCCCTGACGTCTTCCAGCTTCAGGTGGACACCCGCGAAAAGCGCGCCGTCTCGGCCACGGGCGCCGCCGCCGGGCAGCAGGAGGTCTGA